A single window of Paenibacillus sp. SYP-B4298 DNA harbors:
- a CDS encoding serine hydrolase domain-containing protein, whose amino-acid sequence MREKLWPGAQWEVFSPEAAGMSSSKLNALELAIQSGFGNMNGIVVVRDARIVFERYYNGYGPEDAHHVASVTKSVLSALVGIATEDGAMDSPEQQIMRVFPEYAEHGEEETGVRSQVTLGHLLTMTAPYPFPDWQERLDELCMQPDWVGYTLGRLGRQGALGAFKYSTAGAHLMSAALTRCTGKSARQFANERLFGPIGMQTIPDYIMEGYGFDELFGSKVRGWVQDPAGNSTGGWGLTLTPRDMARFGWLYVQGGSWHGEQIVSPAWVEESTTAHTPQYGYLWWLHEEDGVKAYAAIGDGGNMICCVPACGLVVAAASSYTPEPRDCWRLVREYILPATYDKMNDGRIV is encoded by the coding sequence GTGAGAGAGAAATTATGGCCAGGCGCGCAATGGGAAGTCTTCTCGCCGGAAGCAGCCGGGATGAGCAGCAGCAAGCTGAATGCGTTGGAGCTGGCGATTCAATCCGGCTTTGGCAATATGAATGGCATCGTTGTCGTCCGTGACGCCCGCATCGTGTTTGAACGTTACTATAACGGTTATGGACCAGAGGATGCGCATCATGTTGCCTCGGTGACGAAAAGCGTGCTGTCAGCGCTTGTAGGCATCGCTACGGAAGATGGCGCAATGGACAGCCCGGAGCAGCAGATTATGAGGGTGTTCCCAGAGTATGCTGAGCATGGAGAAGAGGAGACAGGAGTAAGAAGCCAGGTGACGCTGGGGCATCTGCTCACGATGACGGCTCCCTATCCGTTCCCGGACTGGCAGGAGCGGCTGGATGAGCTGTGCATGCAGCCAGACTGGGTAGGCTACACGTTGGGGCGGCTTGGCAGACAGGGCGCACTCGGCGCCTTCAAGTACAGTACAGCCGGGGCTCATCTTATGTCGGCGGCGCTTACACGCTGTACAGGCAAGAGCGCGCGGCAATTTGCTAACGAGCGGCTGTTCGGACCGATCGGCATGCAGACGATCCCTGATTATATCATGGAAGGCTATGGGTTCGATGAGCTGTTCGGAAGCAAGGTAAGGGGCTGGGTGCAGGATCCTGCAGGCAACTCGACCGGTGGATGGGGGCTGACGCTGACGCCGCGGGATATGGCTCGGTTCGGCTGGCTCTACGTGCAGGGGGGGAGCTGGCATGGGGAGCAGATCGTTTCTCCGGCTTGGGTCGAGGAATCCACTACAGCTCATACGCCGCAGTATGGCTACCTCTGGTGGCTTCATGAGGAGGATGGAGTGAAGGCGTATGCAGCAATCGGCGATGGCGGCAATATGATCTGCTGTGTGCCTGCTTGCGGCCTGGTCGTTGCCGCGGCGTCCAGCTACACCCCGGAGCCACGGGATTGCTGGAGGCTGGTCAGAGAGTATATCCTTCCGGCAACTTATGATAAGATGAATGATGGGCGCATAGTCTAG
- a CDS encoding MerR family transcriptional regulator, with protein MLPIGEFSKLCGVSTKTLRYYNEIGLLLPQNINPENGYRYYSTQQLKDMLWINRLKSFHCSLEEIKSILEQGSKTLEEVLLHKQRELLEKQRELSYTLLQLGQDIGKVKEGIPIMAYVDDIVVELVHTESMELLSIRRMMSSADYAQGYKRYFDQLYARAAREGLSLRGAPMTFYHSDQFDPAGNDTEFALPISVPVVGSRTLPRRSCAKAVYTGAYADLPAVYARMWDWAEQQGYALVDSPYEIYLTDPAHSEADQLVTEVYFPVKLNLSRS; from the coding sequence ATGCTGCCGATCGGCGAGTTCTCTAAATTATGTGGCGTCTCCACAAAAACGCTGCGATATTACAATGAAATCGGATTGCTCCTCCCTCAGAATATTAATCCGGAGAACGGCTACCGCTATTATTCGACCCAGCAGCTCAAGGACATGCTGTGGATCAACCGTTTGAAGTCCTTCCACTGCTCCCTGGAGGAGATCAAGTCCATACTGGAGCAGGGGAGTAAGACATTGGAGGAGGTTCTGCTGCACAAGCAGCGTGAGCTGCTGGAGAAGCAACGGGAGCTAAGCTACACGCTGCTGCAACTGGGGCAGGATATTGGCAAGGTCAAGGAAGGCATACCGATTATGGCCTATGTAGACGATATTGTGGTGGAGCTGGTTCATACGGAGTCGATGGAGCTGCTGTCCATTCGTCGCATGATGAGCAGCGCAGATTACGCGCAGGGCTACAAGCGCTATTTTGATCAACTGTACGCGCGCGCTGCAAGAGAGGGACTGAGTCTCCGAGGAGCACCAATGACCTTCTATCATAGTGACCAATTCGACCCGGCAGGCAATGACACAGAATTTGCCCTCCCGATAAGCGTACCCGTGGTAGGATCGCGCACGCTGCCACGCCGCTCATGTGCCAAGGCGGTGTACACAGGCGCGTATGCCGACCTCCCCGCCGTCTATGCGAGAATGTGGGATTGGGCGGAGCAGCAAGGCTATGCGCTAGTGGACTCACCCTATGAGATCTATCTTACAGATCCAGCTCATTCCGAGGCAGATCAGCTTGTCACCGAGGTGTATTTTCCCGTCAAGCTGAATCTGTCAAGGAGCTGA
- a CDS encoding NAD(P)/FAD-dependent oxidoreductase produces MKKVIVIGAGIAGASTAYHLAKLGAEVLIVDRQEQGQATAAAAGIICPWLSQRRNKAWYKLVKAGARYYAELIEALAGEGESDTGYAQVGALCLQQETEKLVKLEERAQQRLADAPEIGAVSMLSEQETIARFPLLGAGQAAVHVSGAARVDGHKLSAALLRGAQRQGARLVHGSAAINYRGTHVNGVTIRGADGLSSSYEADEVVVCAGAWARELLQPLGLLFSIRPQKAQILHLELPPGYDASSWPVVIPPSTQYMLTFGSSRLVIGATHEDHAVDYDVRATAGGVYEILHKGLEMAPGLADCTLQEVRVGFRPVAPGFLPVLGRMPGWGGLSAINGLGSSGLTVGPYAGRQLARLVLGLHTELDIAPYDVGQALAAPSP; encoded by the coding sequence ATGAAGAAGGTTATTGTAATCGGAGCCGGTATCGCGGGAGCATCGACCGCCTATCACCTGGCTAAGCTGGGAGCTGAGGTGCTCATTGTCGATCGCCAGGAGCAGGGTCAGGCGACAGCGGCGGCGGCGGGCATCATCTGTCCGTGGCTGTCGCAGCGTCGCAACAAGGCATGGTACAAGCTGGTCAAGGCCGGAGCGCGATATTACGCCGAGCTCATCGAGGCGCTCGCAGGTGAAGGGGAGAGCGACACGGGGTATGCGCAAGTCGGGGCGCTCTGTCTGCAGCAGGAGACAGAGAAGCTGGTCAAGCTGGAGGAGCGCGCGCAACAGCGTCTGGCGGATGCACCGGAGATCGGGGCGGTCTCGATGCTGAGTGAGCAGGAGACGATCGCACGCTTTCCGCTGCTGGGAGCAGGCCAGGCTGCTGTTCATGTGAGCGGAGCGGCTCGTGTAGATGGGCATAAGCTTTCTGCAGCGCTCCTGCGCGGCGCTCAGCGCCAGGGCGCCCGACTCGTCCATGGCAGTGCTGCCATAAACTATCGGGGTACACACGTCAATGGAGTCACCATCCGTGGCGCAGACGGACTTAGCTCCAGCTATGAGGCGGATGAAGTTGTCGTCTGCGCCGGCGCCTGGGCGCGCGAGCTGCTGCAGCCGCTCGGTCTGCTGTTCTCCATCCGCCCGCAGAAGGCGCAAATCCTTCATCTGGAATTGCCTCCGGGCTACGATGCGTCTTCCTGGCCTGTCGTCATTCCTCCTTCCACCCAATATATGCTGACGTTCGGCAGCTCGCGGCTCGTCATTGGAGCCACGCATGAGGATCACGCTGTGGATTATGACGTCCGTGCTACGGCTGGCGGGGTGTACGAGATCTTACATAAAGGACTTGAGATGGCACCCGGGCTTGCCGATTGCACGCTGCAGGAGGTTCGTGTCGGGTTCCGGCCCGTCGCGCCGGGTTTCCTGCCCGTGCTGGGCAGAATGCCTGGCTGGGGGGGACTGTCTGCGATCAATGGGCTGGGCTCATCCGGGCTGACGGTCGGGCCCTATGCTGGCAGACAACTAGCGCGGCTCGTGCTTGGCCTCCACACCGAGCTGGATATTGCGCCTTATGATGTGGGACAGGCGCTGGCAGCACCGAGTCCATAA
- a CDS encoding Asp23/Gls24 family envelope stress response protein yields the protein MMIQQVLGKVTYSKDAIIKIISQTIAATQGIAAMSEGLVEGLARKLTTTRSLGGIELTLQDAGLHIRLSVIIQYGMKMHEVCHELQHNVREAVERTAGLAIDGIDIRVEGVAV from the coding sequence ATGATGATTCAACAGGTATTGGGCAAGGTGACGTATTCCAAGGATGCTATCATCAAAATTATCAGCCAGACCATCGCAGCGACGCAAGGAATTGCAGCAATGTCCGAGGGCCTTGTTGAAGGGCTTGCCCGCAAGCTGACTACGACTCGCTCATTGGGCGGCATTGAGCTGACACTTCAGGATGCGGGGCTGCATATCCGCTTGAGCGTGATTATCCAATACGGAATGAAAATGCATGAGGTGTGCCACGAGCTGCAGCACAATGTGCGGGAAGCGGTGGAACGAACTGCAGGCCTTGCAATTGATGGCATTGATATTCGTGTGGAAGGCGTAGCCGTCTGA
- the cyoE gene encoding heme o synthase, translating to MRKTDEVLDTGLTLPTVSFSKIVFETIKVGIIKSNLIAMFAGLCMALYVHETSFFTHVGSIVLAVIGSALVIGSAGAFNNLYDRDIDAIMERTKQRPTVTGQMEAKRALALGVGMAITGIIALYAASPLAALFGFLGLFLYVVPYTMWTKRTTIYNTEVGSLSGAMPPLIGWAAISSDMSHPSIAALFILLLIWQMPHFYAIAIRRFDEYKAAKVPMLPVVKGLRRTYVQTNVYLVVLLLSSGLFWSFSPFIAITSALLSLVWLVLSIRGYKKVEADKWAKTMFIFSLNHLTILLMIIIVYSLVKPLF from the coding sequence ATGCGTAAAACAGATGAAGTTTTGGACACAGGCTTAACCCTGCCCACTGTGTCCTTTTCAAAAATTGTATTTGAAACGATAAAAGTGGGGATTATAAAATCTAATCTCATTGCGATGTTTGCCGGGCTATGTATGGCATTATATGTCCATGAGACTTCGTTTTTCACTCATGTCGGGAGCATCGTACTGGCGGTGATCGGATCGGCGCTTGTCATCGGATCTGCAGGAGCATTCAACAATCTGTACGATCGGGACATTGATGCGATCATGGAGCGAACCAAGCAACGTCCGACCGTTACAGGTCAGATGGAAGCGAAGCGCGCGCTCGCACTGGGCGTAGGGATGGCGATAACGGGGATTATCGCTCTATACGCGGCTTCGCCGCTTGCTGCGCTGTTTGGATTTCTGGGGCTGTTCCTGTATGTCGTGCCCTATACAATGTGGACGAAGCGAACCACCATCTATAATACCGAGGTGGGCAGTCTGTCCGGCGCTATGCCGCCGCTGATCGGTTGGGCAGCGATCTCCTCCGATATGAGTCACCCGAGCATCGCTGCGCTGTTCATACTGCTGCTGATCTGGCAAATGCCGCATTTCTATGCGATTGCGATTCGCCGCTTCGATGAATATAAGGCTGCCAAGGTGCCGATGCTGCCTGTAGTCAAGGGCTTGCGCCGCACGTATGTGCAGACCAATGTCTACCTTGTTGTGCTGCTGTTGTCCAGTGGCCTGTTCTGGAGCTTCAGTCCCTTCATCGCCATAACATCGGCGCTGCTTAGCCTCGTATGGCTCGTGCTCAGCATTCGCGGGTACAAGAAGGTAGAGGCTGACAAGTGGGCCAAAACGATGTTTATCTTCTCACTGAACCACTTGACCATATTGCTGATGATTATTATTGTGTACTCCCTGGTCAAGCCTTTATTCTAG
- the abc-f gene encoding ribosomal protection-like ABC-F family protein, with protein MSLIQVSQLTFAYEGSYDPIFENVSFQLDTNWKLGFTGRNGRGKTTFMKLLMGDHEYRGTIAAQVDFEYFPFEVDNKDNLTLHVAEEIHPDIQLWQLQRELSLLQVSEDVLHRPFGTLSSGEQTKVLLATLFLKENRFLLIDEPTNHLDQHARGLVSRYLHSKRGFILVSHDRAFLDQCVDHILSINKTNIEVQKGNFSEWWANKQRQDQYELAENDRLRKDIKRLQEAAQRTSNWSDAVEKSKNGTVNSGSKVDKGYIGHKAAKMMKRAKSLEHRQHSKVEEKSRLLHNLESMDSLKISQLRYHKQQLAELKDIAVHYAGHTACSGVSFTVSQGERIALSGPNGSGKSSLLGLLAGEALNYTGKLQRGSQLSISFVSQETSQLQGNLSAYAQSCGIDESLFKAILRKLDFSRVQFEKDMKDFSGGQKKKVLIAKSLCEPAHLHLWDEPLNFIDVISRMQIEELLLEHQPTIVFVEHDGEFCRNIATKHVELLPQPER; from the coding sequence ATGTCATTGATTCAAGTGAGCCAGCTCACGTTCGCCTATGAAGGCAGCTATGATCCGATATTCGAGAACGTCAGCTTTCAGTTGGATACCAATTGGAAGCTGGGCTTCACCGGCCGCAACGGTCGCGGCAAGACGACCTTCATGAAGCTGCTGATGGGCGATCATGAGTATCGCGGCACGATCGCGGCACAGGTTGATTTTGAATATTTCCCCTTCGAGGTGGACAATAAGGATAACCTGACCCTGCATGTTGCAGAGGAGATTCACCCGGACATCCAGTTGTGGCAGCTACAGCGGGAGCTGTCGCTGCTCCAGGTATCGGAGGATGTCTTGCATCGACCATTCGGTACGCTATCTAGCGGCGAGCAGACGAAGGTGCTGCTGGCAACGCTATTTCTCAAGGAGAATCGATTCCTGCTCATCGATGAGCCGACGAATCATCTCGACCAGCATGCGCGGGGGCTGGTCAGCCGCTATCTTCACTCCAAGCGCGGATTCATTCTCGTCTCTCATGACAGAGCCTTTCTGGATCAATGTGTCGATCATATCTTATCCATTAACAAGACGAACATTGAAGTGCAAAAGGGCAATTTCTCGGAATGGTGGGCGAACAAGCAGCGGCAAGATCAATACGAGCTGGCAGAGAACGACCGGCTGCGCAAGGACATCAAGCGGCTGCAGGAAGCTGCCCAGCGTACCAGCAATTGGTCCGACGCCGTGGAGAAGTCGAAGAATGGCACGGTGAATTCCGGCTCCAAGGTTGACAAAGGATATATCGGCCATAAAGCGGCCAAAATGATGAAGCGCGCCAAATCATTGGAGCATAGACAGCATAGCAAGGTGGAGGAGAAGTCCAGGCTGCTGCATAACCTCGAGAGCATGGACAGCCTCAAAATCTCGCAGCTTCGTTATCATAAGCAACAGCTCGCCGAGCTGAAGGATATTGCCGTGCATTATGCTGGTCATACCGCATGCAGCGGTGTCAGCTTCACGGTCTCGCAGGGCGAGCGGATCGCCCTGTCCGGCCCCAATGGCTCCGGCAAGTCCAGTCTGCTGGGGCTGCTGGCGGGAGAAGCACTGAATTATACCGGCAAGCTGCAGCGCGGCAGCCAGCTTAGCATCTCCTTCGTCTCGCAGGAAACCTCGCAGCTCCAAGGCAATCTGTCTGCTTATGCACAGAGCTGCGGGATTGACGAGAGCCTGTTCAAGGCGATCTTGCGCAAGCTTGATTTCTCGCGGGTGCAGTTCGAGAAGGACATGAAGGACTTTAGCGGCGGCCAGAAGAAAAAGGTGCTGATCGCCAAGAGCTTGTGTGAGCCCGCACATCTCCACCTCTGGGATGAACCCCTTAACTTCATCGATGTCATCTCCCGTATGCAGATTGAGGAGCTGCTGCTGGAGCATCAACCGACGATCGTGTTTGTCGAGCATGACGGCGAATTTTGCCGCAACATTGCCACCAAGCATGTAGAGCTGCTGCCGCAGCCAGAGCGTTAG
- a CDS encoding DUF418 domain-containing protein — translation MQGYLVIAGLCSLLYFILALLFSFWWRKRHERGPIEWLMRKLG, via the coding sequence ATGCAAGGATACCTCGTCATTGCAGGGCTCTGTTCACTGCTTTACTTTATCCTGGCGCTGCTATTTTCCTTCTGGTGGCGGAAGCGGCATGAGCGCGGACCCATCGAATGGCTCATGCGCAAGCTCGGGTAA
- a CDS encoding carbohydrate-binding protein, translating into MLLLAVALIWTGVLGGQSVHAATPSLAKTPTNGNPLMDHKLGADPFAMVYNGRVYLYMSSDAYEYNSNGTVKNNSFSNLNKVHVISSDDMVNWTDHGAIPVAGPNGIARWASGSWAPAAAHKKINGQDKFFLYFSNSAGGIGVLTANSPIGPWSDPRGQALITHSTPGVAGVVWLFDPAVLVDDNGDGYLYFGGGIPGGNNPSQAQYASPKTARVIKLGNDMTSVVGSAQTIDAPFFFEDSGIHKYNGKYYYSYCANFGGSHPANIPPGEIVYMVSDNPMGPFTYVKSILRNPGVFFGGGGNNHHSVFQFNSKWYMAYHTQTVAKAQLGDGKGYRSPHINELTYAGNGQINPVTGTMQGVAKTKNLNPYQRVEAETIAWQGGIKTDVAQSPGGMVPSSNLAVTDIHNGDWVAVANADFGSGGVTNFKANVASTVGGQIEIRLDSTTGPVIGTLNVTPTGGNQSWSLRETTVSQVTGVHHVYFMFKGSSNQPLFNFDYWQFGNTPGGGEPQPEPSEIKSGSVYYLQNQHSSLRIGISGASTANGALAVQSTNFGAADHEWRVDSVGNGYFKLTNMRSGKVMGIENMSTSNGAKAIQWDDNGTADHEWQFVSVGNGYYKIVNRHSSKVLGVTNMSTSSGAEIVQWDDNGTADHNWSFQFVR; encoded by the coding sequence ATGTTATTGCTAGCTGTAGCGCTCATATGGACAGGGGTTCTCGGCGGGCAAAGTGTCCATGCGGCAACGCCGTCGCTGGCCAAAACACCAACCAATGGCAATCCACTCATGGATCATAAGCTGGGGGCCGATCCGTTCGCGATGGTCTACAACGGCAGAGTCTACCTCTATATGTCAAGCGATGCTTACGAATACAATAGCAACGGCACAGTCAAAAACAACTCATTCAGCAATCTGAACAAGGTGCATGTCATCTCCTCTGATGATATGGTGAACTGGACGGATCATGGCGCAATTCCCGTCGCAGGTCCTAACGGCATTGCGAGGTGGGCGAGCGGTTCCTGGGCGCCGGCAGCCGCGCACAAGAAGATTAACGGTCAGGACAAATTCTTCCTCTATTTCTCCAACTCGGCAGGCGGCATCGGTGTGCTGACGGCCAACAGCCCGATCGGGCCATGGTCGGACCCGCGCGGACAAGCGCTCATTACTCATAGCACGCCAGGTGTGGCGGGAGTGGTGTGGCTGTTTGATCCGGCTGTGCTGGTCGATGACAACGGCGACGGCTACCTGTACTTCGGCGGCGGCATCCCTGGCGGCAACAATCCTTCCCAGGCTCAATACGCGAGCCCCAAGACAGCTCGCGTCATCAAATTGGGCAATGATATGACCAGTGTCGTCGGCAGCGCACAGACGATCGATGCGCCATTCTTCTTCGAGGACTCGGGTATTCATAAATATAATGGGAAATATTACTATTCTTATTGCGCCAACTTTGGCGGCAGCCACCCGGCGAACATCCCGCCTGGCGAGATCGTCTACATGGTGAGCGATAATCCGATGGGGCCATTCACTTATGTGAAGTCCATCCTGCGCAATCCTGGCGTGTTCTTCGGTGGAGGGGGCAACAACCACCATTCGGTCTTCCAATTCAATAGCAAATGGTATATGGCGTACCATACCCAGACCGTAGCCAAAGCCCAGCTCGGCGATGGCAAGGGCTACCGCTCGCCGCACATCAACGAGCTGACCTATGCCGGAAATGGCCAGATCAACCCGGTAACCGGCACGATGCAAGGCGTCGCGAAGACGAAAAACCTGAATCCGTATCAGCGGGTTGAGGCAGAGACGATCGCATGGCAGGGCGGCATTAAGACCGATGTGGCTCAGTCGCCAGGCGGTATGGTACCAAGCTCTAATCTGGCTGTGACCGATATTCATAATGGGGATTGGGTGGCTGTTGCCAATGCGGACTTTGGCAGCGGCGGTGTGACGAACTTCAAGGCGAACGTAGCCTCCACCGTAGGCGGACAGATCGAGATTCGTCTGGACAGCACGACCGGGCCTGTAATCGGCACGCTGAATGTGACGCCAACCGGCGGCAATCAATCATGGAGTCTGCGGGAGACAACGGTGAGCCAGGTAACGGGCGTGCATCATGTCTACTTCATGTTCAAGGGCTCAAGCAACCAGCCACTGTTCAATTTCGACTACTGGCAGTTCGGCAATACTCCAGGGGGCGGTGAGCCGCAGCCCGAGCCTTCGGAGATCAAGAGCGGCAGTGTCTACTATTTGCAGAATCAACATAGCAGCCTGCGCATTGGCATTTCCGGTGCCTCGACAGCCAATGGAGCACTCGCCGTACAATCCACTAATTTTGGTGCAGCAGATCATGAGTGGAGAGTAGATAGCGTAGGCAACGGCTACTTTAAGCTGACCAATATGCGCAGCGGCAAGGTGATGGGCATCGAGAATATGTCGACTTCCAATGGTGCCAAGGCGATTCAGTGGGATGATAACGGAACCGCTGATCATGAATGGCAATTCGTCTCAGTCGGCAATGGATACTACAAGATTGTGAACCGCCACAGCAGCAAGGTACTCGGCGTAACGAATATGTCGACCTCAAGCGGGGCTGAGATTGTCCAGTGGGATGATAACGGAACGGCTGATCACAACTGGTCCTTCCAATTCGTCAGATAA
- a CDS encoding family 43 glycosylhydrolase, with protein MKLKSLILLVSLTLSIIFTSSGVEATQTGTTFQNPVIYADVPDPSVIRVGNTFYMTSTTMHMNPGVPVMRSYDLVNWEIVNYVYDTLGNMDAQMLRNGQSEYGKGSWASSLKYHNGTYYAVFSSSTAGKTFIYKTQDIENGTWTRSTINFYHDMSLLFDDDGRVYLAHGGGDIRLTELTSDASAVKPGGVNQIIIPNASAVAGPNIGLAAEGAHLQKINGKYYISLITWPQGGNRTQLIFRADQITGPYEGRVALNHNGIAQGGLIDTANGDWYAFLFRDFGAVGRIPYLVPVRWQNGWPVFGNNGQVPVQMPKPVYVANANEKIISSDEFDGTQLGKVWQWNHNPDPSRWSLNARPGYMRITTGRTNSNLLDTINTLTQRSYGPESSGQTMLDVSRMRNGDYAGLAAFQKNYGYVGVKMSNGQKSIVMVNASSGNATEVASIPLSQNNIYVKIDMDFKNRTDKAYFYYSLDGNQWTAIGNTLQMSYTLPHFMGYRYALFYYSTQSAGGNVDFDYFRIEKQLTGTGGSGPAPIQNNAVYYLENQHSGLRIGISGASTAAGAQAVQSNNWGAADHEWRTDSLNNGYYKLTNVRSGKVLGIENMSTSNGAKAVLKDSSNAADQEWQFVTVGNGYYKLVNRHSGKVLGVTDMSTATSASLLQWDDNGTADHNWKFNFIR; from the coding sequence ATGAAACTAAAAAGCTTGATATTATTGGTATCGCTTACATTGTCAATTATATTTACATCCTCTGGAGTCGAGGCCACCCAGACAGGAACCACGTTCCAGAACCCTGTTATTTATGCGGATGTACCCGATCCTTCTGTCATCAGAGTAGGGAACACATTCTATATGACCAGTACGACGATGCACATGAATCCTGGCGTGCCCGTAATGCGCTCCTATGATCTGGTGAACTGGGAGATTGTCAACTATGTCTATGATACGCTGGGCAATATGGATGCACAGATGCTAAGAAACGGACAGAGCGAATATGGCAAGGGTTCGTGGGCGAGCAGCCTCAAGTATCATAATGGCACGTATTACGCCGTATTTTCCTCCAGCACGGCCGGCAAAACATTCATCTACAAAACACAGGACATTGAGAATGGCACATGGACTCGCTCCACGATTAACTTTTACCATGATATGTCCCTCCTATTCGATGATGACGGGCGCGTGTACCTCGCCCATGGCGGCGGAGATATACGGCTGACTGAGCTGACCTCAGATGCAAGCGCTGTCAAACCGGGAGGAGTCAATCAGATTATCATCCCAAATGCGAGCGCAGTCGCAGGACCGAACATCGGTCTGGCGGCAGAGGGGGCGCATCTTCAGAAGATTAATGGGAAATATTACATCTCCCTGATTACGTGGCCGCAAGGCGGCAACCGCACGCAGCTCATCTTCCGTGCAGATCAGATTACCGGGCCATATGAAGGCCGTGTTGCGCTGAACCACAATGGGATCGCTCAAGGCGGACTCATCGATACAGCCAACGGCGACTGGTATGCCTTCCTGTTCCGCGACTTTGGCGCTGTGGGCCGCATTCCTTACCTTGTACCGGTCAGATGGCAGAATGGCTGGCCCGTATTCGGCAACAACGGTCAGGTTCCTGTACAGATGCCAAAGCCGGTCTATGTCGCTAATGCAAACGAGAAGATCATTTCCTCGGATGAATTCGATGGAACCCAGCTTGGGAAGGTGTGGCAGTGGAACCATAACCCGGACCCTAGCCGCTGGTCATTGAACGCTCGTCCCGGATATATGCGGATCACGACTGGTCGCACCAACTCGAATCTCCTGGATACAATCAATACGCTGACGCAGCGATCCTACGGGCCGGAGAGCTCTGGACAGACCATGCTGGATGTGAGCCGGATGAGAAATGGCGACTATGCCGGGCTGGCCGCATTTCAGAAAAATTATGGCTATGTCGGGGTCAAAATGTCCAATGGTCAAAAATCGATCGTCATGGTGAATGCTTCTTCGGGCAATGCCACCGAGGTCGCCAGCATTCCGCTGTCACAGAACAATATCTATGTGAAGATCGATATGGACTTCAAAAACCGGACAGACAAGGCATACTTCTACTACAGTCTGGATGGCAACCAATGGACAGCGATTGGCAATACGCTTCAGATGAGCTATACGCTTCCGCATTTTATGGGCTATCGCTATGCGCTGTTCTATTATTCCACCCAATCCGCGGGGGGGAATGTCGACTTCGATTACTTCAGAATCGAGAAGCAGCTAACAGGTACAGGCGGCTCCGGGCCGGCCCCGATTCAGAACAACGCCGTCTATTACCTGGAGAATCAGCACAGCGGACTTCGCATCGGCATCTCCGGCGCTTCGACGGCCGCAGGAGCCCAAGCTGTACAATCGAACAATTGGGGTGCAGCAGATCATGAGTGGCGAACCGACAGCCTGAATAACGGCTACTATAAGCTGACCAATGTTCGCAGTGGCAAGGTGCTTGGCATCGAGAACATGTCCACCTCCAACGGAGCCAAGGCGGTGCTCAAGGATAGCAGCAATGCTGCTGACCAGGAATGGCAATTTGTCACCGTCGGCAATGGCTATTACAAGCTGGTTAACCGTCACAGCGGCAAGGTGCTGGGCGTGACGGATATGTCCACCGCTACAAGCGCGAGCCTGCTCCAATGGGACGATAACGGGACAGCAGACCACAACTGGAAGTTCAATTTTATTCGATAA
- a CDS encoding 4'-phosphopantetheinyl transferase family protein, translating to MHSSKELNPASARFGAHIIAMQVPEQLEEDVYRHLLSDAAPDKQQRIERYVRRADAYRSLLADAIVRRRLATLLRVKTSALTFSSNAYGKPYVEQAEGLHFNTTHSGQWVAVVFSDEPSGIDVEIMKKSDSLPLARRFFSPTEYEAIQSSDQQLQTFYTYWSMKESYIKALGLGLSKELTSFTVLIGEDGSADVEDEGRLSSYRIYPFELDKDYSSTVCLKAGCRIGAVEVWGLAALLEASNPV from the coding sequence TTGCATAGCAGCAAGGAATTGAATCCCGCCAGCGCGCGGTTCGGCGCGCATATTATCGCGATGCAGGTGCCCGAGCAACTGGAAGAAGACGTGTATCGACATCTGCTATCGGATGCCGCCCCTGACAAGCAGCAGCGGATAGAGCGATATGTCCGGCGCGCCGATGCCTATCGTTCGCTGCTTGCGGACGCAATTGTCCGTCGCCGTTTGGCTACCTTATTGAGAGTGAAGACGTCGGCTCTGACTTTTAGCAGCAATGCGTATGGAAAACCCTATGTTGAGCAGGCGGAGGGCTTGCATTTCAATACGACGCACTCGGGACAATGGGTAGCTGTCGTATTCAGCGATGAGCCTAGCGGGATTGATGTTGAAATCATGAAGAAGAGCGATTCGCTGCCGCTGGCCAGGCGATTCTTCTCACCCACGGAATACGAGGCCATCCAATCGAGTGACCAGCAGTTGCAGACCTTCTACACCTACTGGAGCATGAAGGAGAGCTATATTAAGGCACTGGGTCTTGGCTTGTCCAAGGAGCTGACCTCGTTCACCGTCCTCATCGGCGAGGACGGCAGCGCAGATGTAGAGGATGAAGGCCGTCTGAGCAGCTACCGGATCTACCCGTTTGAGCTGGATAAGGACTATTCCAGCACAGTCTGTCTGAAGGCGGGCTGCCGCATCGGCGCTGTCGAAGTGTGGGGGCTCGCTGCGCTGCTGGAGGCATCTAATCCGGTCTAG